A window of the Helianthus annuus cultivar XRQ/B chromosome 4, HanXRQr2.0-SUNRISE, whole genome shotgun sequence genome harbors these coding sequences:
- the LOC110924526 gene encoding uncharacterized mitochondrial protein AtMg00810-like yields MYLLVYVDDLILTGNHSSTILSFISCLNKEFAIKDLGKLNYFLGLEVTYTQNGIFVNQSKYALDILTRANMLDAKPAPTPLSTNVTFVSTGTMFSDATLYRSIVCALQYLTITRPDIAYAVNQVSQFLHALTTDHFQEINRILCYLKGTIAYGLHYNRLTSTSLIGYSDADWARCIEMRRSTYGYSIFLGGSLISWSAKKQPTIASSSCESEYRAMANTAAEIIVVGGDGVISEGVVDVGGSVVVAAVVTTVDIDVAVVVTHVPHVFFYAK; encoded by the exons ATGTACTTGCTCGTATACGTAGATGATCTTATTCTAACGGGGAATCATTCATCTACTATCTTATCCTTTATTTCCTGCCTCAATAAAGAATTCGCAATTAAGGATCTTGGGAAACTCAATTACTTCTTGGGATTGGAGGTTACCTACACTCAGAATGGTATCTTTGTGAATCAGTCGAAATATGCTTTGGATATACTAACTCGTGCAAATATGTTGGATGCCAAACCTGCTCCAACACCTTTAAGCACCAATGTTACTTTTGTTTCTACAGGTACTATGTTTTCGGATGCAACTCTTTATCGATCTATTGTATGTGCTCTCCAATATTTGACGATCACGAGACCTGACATTGCATATGCAGTTAATCAAGTTAGTCAGTTTCTTCACGCCCTAACTACTGATCATTTTCAGGAGATCAATAGAATCTTATGTTATCTAAAAGGCACTATTGCATACGGGTTACATTACAATCGTCTGACCTCCACTTCGCTAATTGGCTATTCTGATGCTGATTGGGCTCGTTGCATAGAAATGCGTCGTTCCACTTATGGTTATTCTATATTTTTAGGGGGAAGTTTGATCTCTTGGAGTGCAAAGAAGCAACCAACTATTGCCAGCTCAAGTTGTGAATCGGAATATAGAGCTATGGCTAATACTGCTGCTGAGATC ATTGTTGTTGGTGGTGATGGTGTTATTAGTGAAGGTGTTGTTGATGTTGGTGGTagtgttgttgttgctgctgttgttacTACTGTTGATATTGATGTCGCTGTTGTTGTAACTCATGTCCCACATGTCTTTTTCTATGCtaaataa